Below is a genomic region from Betta splendens chromosome 8, fBetSpl5.4, whole genome shotgun sequence.
GCACCACTGGGCTACGGAGACGCAGGCACAAGAAGCCGTCCAACAACCTTCTGTTCTCAACATGTACCGCTTTGTGGGCTCATTCGCTACAAACccgggcagcagcatgaagttGAGGCGGTCCGCTCGGTCCCGCTCAGCCTTGTACAGAGACGTCCTCTCCTCAACCAGACGCTCCAGGGTCCTGGAGTACATCTGCAGGCGCCGGATCAGGTTGTCCATGTACGACTCTGTGGCCTGGTTGTGCAGGTTACTGGGAGGAAAACATACCAGCATTCCCAcgctttcatttatttatatgacAAGGAAAGTGAAGCATGAAGCATTTCATACTGTACCAACAACTCAGACCTAAAACACATGTTCCAGAACTAGGAGCAATGTTCATGTGATCACAGATTGAAGGGCTTTTAATGGATGCGTGTCACTGACTCACCTAAAGATCTTACCCAGAGTCAACTCTATTTTCTTAAAGTCTGGCCTTCGCTCTGGGTCTTCATCCCAGCAGGTCTTAATCAGCATGTACAGCTGTGAACACAGAGGACGAGAGCTCATGTTATTCTAGTTAACTTCAGTCCAAACATCGGTCCTGATGATTAATTACATGTCCTTTCACCTCAGTCTCCTTCTCTGATGCTCCATCGAAGTTGAGCTCAGGCCTGAAGACGCTCGAGCCACTGGGAAACTGCACTCTGTGAATCTTCTCTGAAGAATCAGAAAACAAGGCAAAACCCAAGCATGAGGCAGTCACTAGTCCCTGTTCTGTAGTTTCTTCCCATCTTGACGTTAAACGTCCTGCACTGATGCATTGGAGCTCAGCTGAACTAAAGCCTGGTTGTAACTGTCTCACCCTGCCGATCCGAGCAGCACTGCGTGTAGAACGGCTCCAGCCTCCGGACGATCTCATGCGCGATGATGGCATAGCTGTAGACGTCCCCCTTCTGAGACACACCACCTTTACGAAGGTGTTCTGGGGCCGACCACACGtctgagaggagacgagaggtgAGGACGGAGGTGCTGAGCAGCCGCTCCGCTGTGATGGATCAGAGACAGCCCTCACCTCTGCCTGGCTTCAGGATGGTGTGCCAGCCAAAGTCAGTGATCTTCACCACCATGCGGTTGTCCACCACACAGTTGGTGGACTTAAGACGCCCGTGGACCACAATGTTACTGGAGTGAAGATAGGACATGCCCTGCAGGACAGAAGGCAGGATGAGGAGCCGACAACAGACACTGACGCAGCGCTTCGTTGTTGGAAGGTAAAGAAAATGCCCATAAAGCACATCATTAACGCAGATAACGTACCTTTGCTATGTCATACATGACTGATATCTTAAACTCCATGTCCATGAAAGTATCGTCTGGGTACGAGATCCTATCGTTCAGGATGTACTGAACAGATAGAGCAGGTaatgacacgtgtgtgtgtttatgagcaTGAACATTATCAGGGCAGTAAACGATGTATCTGAGACATCAGAGGGAGTCATATATAAAAAACGGAGGAGAAATGAGTGGAGATGCAGATGAATCTCTTACCCTCAGGGATCCGCGCTGACAAAGCTCGAAGACGCCAAAGACGCCGGTGTCAAAGTTCACGGTACCGTAGAACTTAGTCAGGTTGTAGTAATCGATGCGCAGCAGCTGAAACGTAACAGGAAGGTTACATTCAATGATACTGGGCAGAACTATAATGATAGAACATACATTCATATTTCAACTGAAAATCATTGTGTGACATGAAAGGCAAAGTGCTTCATTCAGAGCGCAAACCAGACGTTTTCATGCTATTTCAGGCGAGCAGAACTGCATGAATCACACATAGAGGCATCTCACAATGTTGAGCTCGATTCTTTGGTCCTCTGTGAAATTTCCATCCGTGTGTTTCAGCTCCTTCAAGATGACAGGCTGAAGAAGAGGAATAAAGAACATGAGTTTTCATGCCCTTCCTTTTGACTGAAGGCTGCTCAAAGCCGACGTGCTGATACCTTTTTGTCGTAGCAGGCTCGATGTGTGTAGTACGGTCTGTCCTTCCGCTTATCCTCATCtatctgttacacacacactaaatgaaTCGACCTCATCAGCAGAACCTCATCAACTCATTCTAATCACTTGTGTTTCACTGGAGTTAAACACAGTGTGGCTGATTTATGCTACTTCAGATCTACCACATTGTACTTTTCTAACTAGTTCATTCTTTCTTCTTACTGAATCcagtttaaatgtattaaactAAAAACCAGCCATTACCAGATCCCATTAGTGCTGCCACCCTGAGTGATGAACACTGTGCTACGTACGGCTGACCTGCATGGTTTACCTTCAGAGAGACCTCCTTCTCATCCAGGGGACCGATCAGGTTCGCCTCGATGTGAGACCACTTCTTCTGCAGCAGACGATCTTTTCTGTTCTGCCTACGATTattcatatatacagtaaatgtatgcAGAGAATAATCCAATGTGCAGCAGGAAATATTCTATATAATAATTAACAAGCAGCCATGATACTAATCATGTGCATTGGAGTCCAGTACTCAGGATGAAGACGAATGCCACAGATTTTCaggttgtttttaatgtttctacTCTGGGTGAAATATGAACATAACTGTTGGAGCTTCTGTCTGATGAAAGAATCCTCTAGGTGGCGTTATCATAAGCGTTTCAGCGAAGATAATGATTTTACCTGTAGAAGATGAGAGCGATGACTGTAACCACGACAACGCTGACACTCAGAACGATCAGAATCACTTCCTGTAAATTAACAACtggaaacaaataaacacagacacgaTGTTAATTACAGTATTAACCTCGATTTCTTTGTCTGAGATGCTGTTAGTTCAACACTACTAAACGCTTGACTGAGACGCTGCAGAAGGTCCTGGATCTGTGTGCGCTACCGTTTGGATCTTCAGGCTCATCCAGAGGCAGACGTCCGCCTTTCCACACCAGCGCTGGATTTGGGTCATTCACTACAGTTACATTCTTTGACGTGTCGAAGACGCACAGGACTTCATACTATCGAAAGACAAAACATGTTCACCTTCACTGAGCGAGAGAGTTGGGCTAAAATAATGATCACATagctcaaaggtcaaaggtcagtggtCTCACCTTGCCCGTCAGCGTTGATGTGTAAATCATAGAGAAGTTTACATCTCTGTCTCCATATTCATCAAGCACATAATGTCCTCCCAAACCTTGAGGAAAAGCATTTACACCTTCATTAGAGAGAACGGGTAGAGCAGCGaccacacaggaagctgtgacTGTGCATTTAACTCTGGGCTGAACCACAGTGAGACAATAAAAACTTCAAATACTACGACGCACCGTAAAACGAGGTGTTGCCAAATGGGTTGAGCGTTAAAGGAGCGTTGGAAGAGCCCTTGTTGAGCGTTCGTTCTCTGAGCATTTGGCCAAAGTGCAGAGCCCAGTCATGATACCCGGCCACGTAGTCGTTCATCTGCCGTCagtgaaacacagcaacagttACACATCGACTGCTCTCCTACGAAGACTTCAGACGTCGGAGCTGCCGCTCACCGTGCCGTTGTATGAGGAGTTGGAGCCGTGGCCATAGTTTCTAGGTGGAAGAGTGACGACCAGCACGTTCTCCATCTTCTTACTGGACGTTGTGTTGGTGTGATACTCAGGGCTGGATGACGTAAAACACCAGCTTATGTTTCCACATCCGATCACACATTTAATAGATGAATCTGAAAAGCGTAATAGTAAATCACGGCCAGACTTACTTGTACAGATCCAATAGAATGAATATCATGTCCTCTGGTATGTGGTCTATTCCCTCCTTCAGTGTAACAACATCATCATTGCCTCCACATAAGATGACAACTGGGAGGATGAAACACATGTCACAACAAGAGAAAACAGCTGGTTGATACTGTTTGTTGAACGCTCAGCTTTTCAAGGTCAAATCCAAACATCACCCACTGTTGCTGTGCCGCGGCTTCGCATTCAGGGCATCCTTCAGTTCACTCTCCCCGCGTAGCACCCTTCGTTTCAGGTGTGAGGCGAAGTTGGCAGAGGGCGCCTCCATGGCATTGATGTACCTGAACCAAGACAGTGAAACACGCGTCAGAGTGCCATGAAACTACAGCATTCAGCGCGCGGCCGGGTCTCACCAGAAGCAGTCCTCCGTCGGCTCGCTGGACTTGTAAACGTAGACTGAATTCCAAAACTCCTTAAATGGCAGCGTTTCCTTCATAAAGTTCAGAAACAAGTCTGTGATCTTCCGAGCTGGAGGCAGAATTCGTGCCAGTTTGGGCTTATAGTCACACGAGAGGCCAAAGCTCCCAGCAGAGATGATGGGAATGCTGAGATTGAAGCCAACGTCGTCACTGAGgggaacagcagcagagaacaggGTTCAGGCATCGTATTTAAGAGCACACACCTCATCTGACAGGGCGATAACGCTCACTCGGCCATCTGGAAGGTGGCAAACGTGCAGGAGGGACCCAGCATGATACAACCGACCTCTTTCTTAAACTGCAGAAGgaaaaagcacagacacacagtgatcACTGAGCTGCTACACTCACAGTTTTTCAAACACCgcttgtgtctttttgtgtatttgtgactCATCTCGAGCTGCTGTCTGGTAATTGGAGACTTTTAATTTCCTatctatgaataaataaaaatgttgcgTTAAAGGGGAACACACGTATGTTCACCTGTAACTGCTTTAATGGTAACATATGCGGTGGTGAGAATGTTGGCCCAAAGGTTGATCATTTACAGGCACAGTAACAGCAAAAAGCGTTTCACTGTTGGTGTTTCAGTCGTGTCAGGTCTCCGGAAAAACACATAATTCAGTTCATTTATAATCTCAATTTTATGTGTTTCGCAATTACCATCCTATCAGGGGATCTAAGCATGATAAATGATGCCCATTCCTATCAAGCCACAAAAGAGGAACTGCATCAATCACTAGGATTGTGTGACTATTGAAAAGAGCTCagaaaataaattgtttttacAGGAAGTGACAAAGAGAAGCGTGGACTGGAGACCCAGGTTCCAGTTCCTCATGTCATGTGTGCGACGTGTGTAGTAGTTTTAGACGCTTGGATGAGTGTGACTCTAGTGTGTCAGCTCACTCACATGCAGCGTCTTCAGAATGGCCACCCCCTCACATGAGCTGCTGGCACAGCCCTGCCGGTTGTACACGCTGGTGTTGAAGCCGCTGTAGTTCGCTCTCACAGTGAAGGGTAAATCTACGAAGACGACGAGACGATGGTTACTTTTACAGGAGTTATTACAGCAGGAATACAACTGAATTATATTTAAAGACATACACAAACAGTGGCATGAATAGGAAATACATCACTCTACCAAGATAAGCTACAAAACAATTTCTGTTTTGTAGCTAGCTGTTATCCTAGCTAAATCACTAAAAGCAGGTAAAAACAACAGGTGTCTAAACTTTTCTGTTCTCCCACACGTCATTTATTCTTTAATAACACAAAGAGTGATATTACTGCTGTTGCCTTGTTCCTTTCCTCTGTGTGTAGTAATTAGGACTTACACTTTGTTCAGCATTAGCTGAGCATTAGCGAAGCTGAATACCTAGCACTAAAAACACACTAAGGGTTGGCACTGAGGTCGCTCCTCGCCACTTACAATTTTTTTCGGGGGTTTTACTGAGACTCTTCTAACAAattagataataaaataaaatattcagctAAATGGAGAATAACAGTGTTAGCCTTCGTCCTCTCCAGGTAACAGTTACCGCTAATTAGCCAGACgccattttgtttcattttaaagacGCTATTTCAGCATTTTGTAagtagttatttttttaaagaactgtttttttattaaagcagAAAACTATTAAAGTACCCATTTAAAATATTGGctagttaattataaaaataaaataccaaaactaaaacaaaatcattaaaatataaatacaagtATTATCTCTTTCTCCTAGTTCTGATTTCAGTACTATTTGTACAATATTGGTGAATTTAAACTatcttgaatgaatgaaacaaatcacATTATTATATTCTGGCCGTATTTTGCTATTTCAATGGATCAGGAGTCAAGAATTGAAATGCAGTTGTTTATAATTTTTCTGCTGCTATCTGAccattattatttgtttatggtAACTGTTGCACAGGTTGGACCTGTGCAACAGTTCAAGTAGCTGTTATCCATATGTATCCTGCATTGGTAGTGTATGTTGACACTTTCAGTTCATACCGTAATTGGCGTTGATCTCCTCAATAGCCTCCTCCACAGCCGGCTTCACAAGCTCCAGGTTCCACTTGTAGCTGTTGTCCTCGAGCAGAACCACGTTCATGGTGTATTTACGGttcgatgacgatgatgatatACAGTCATCCAGCAGTTTGTTGGCCACTGCCGCCACTATGAACATTCCCAGGtaagagaagctgctgtgtgaactATACATCCTGATCTCTGAAATGTCCCCTCAGATATTTGATTTTATTCCAAGTGTTCTCCTCCGATGACATGAATCCAGGAACAGAAGTGAACTGCGTCTGAGCAGCAAAGACCCAGCGTTTCTGAAAGAATCCAAATTTgaggaaaaacaccaaaaaTCTGTATATTCGCTAGTGTCACTTCAAATATAAGAAACGTTGACTGAAGGCAAGAAGAAAgaatttacagcagctgttcctGCAGAAAAAGCCCGAGATCAATAAACGTCCACCTTGGCTGTTACGAGCTGCTCCGCCCGTCCTTGATACGTTAATGAACAACCGTGAAGTGGCAGCGGTGCAGCGGTGGGGGGGCAGGAAGACCGTCACTGGACGTGGGCTCCTCCACCACCAGAACCGGGAGCGCCACGACCCCCAAAGACCAGAGACTGTCCCACGActcaataataacaataatgaaggTTCGTCAGCAAGAGCTGAGGTGAAGAGTGAGAATGAAGCCGCTGTTCCTGAAGACGAGCGCAGACGCTCCTCAGTCGCGCAGCGGCAAAGCTGTGGTGACATGTGCAAAGGTCAAAAGCAGCTGTAAAAGTGAAGGTGGAGACCTCATAAACAGTGTCTGCTATAAAAAAGCGGGTGGAttaagtatatactgtacatatatatacGCGTACGTATATAAAGGCCAAGATGATCAGCCAGCGTCACTTCAGTTCAGAACCAACCTccaaatactgtacaatacaaTCAAAGACCTACAAAATAACAGGTCTGGTTGCATTTAAGTCACACTTTAAAGCCAAACGTGTCTGACGTCTTCAGCATTCAGTCAAATGACTTAAATATGAAATAGTCTGAAGTTAAACTCAGCTCAGACCCAGCAGTGTTACAGGTGAAtgactgaagcagcagcattagTAAAGCTGATCACAGCTTAGGCTGAAATCTAAAGCTTGCTGAGAAGCAATAACTAATAACCACTGGTTTTATTCTGTTGTTGTCAGAAAACGGCAACAAAAAGGAGTCAGTTCCACGTCAGCACagttttgtgttctgttgtcTGTTCCAGTCGAGTGTCTGGAAAAAGTCCCCAGTAAATGGTCCTGTTTGGAAACGAGCTACAACTCCCAGCTTCTACTAACGTATGTAACTAACTAATGGATCCTACAGTATAATAGTAAAACATTCAATATTCTAATGCACTTTTGCTGTAACCAGCTCTAAAACAGCCTGGTGCTGATAAGAGGACCATCACTCACACAGATGTTGTAACCAGACTGTTGCTATGGGAACTAAAAGTTATGTCTCACCACCTTTGCTGCTTATGTGTAAACCAACACAAACCTGTTGGAGTCTCTTTAGTTTGCCTCAATCACCACATGCGTTAATGAGCTGCTCGGCTCAGTCTTGGCTTCTGTCCTTTTTCCAAAGCATCGTCACTCGTTTCCTGTGTGGCTCCACCTGCGGGGTTGTAAACGTCCTAAACAAACACACGTATGTGTGACGCTGCAGTTCATTAAAGCCACGAGAGGTCGTCCACATCAACACACCCTCGTCTTTGAGCCAAAGGAGTCAGAAGGAACCGATACAAATGGGGTTAATGGAGCTCACGGTCGGTAAAGCATGAGGCTGAGCACTTAAATGAGCCTGATCTGAAGTGTCCAAAAGTAAAAACCCTAAAGTGGCTTTAAGGTCCTCTCGAAAGTTTGTATTTTACACACAATAGGTTTTATATAGTCATAGTTTACAGGCTactaattatataatataaaggaTTATCGTCGACTATGTTTTTCCCTAAAATCTGCTGACATCaacttttaaaatgcagttgcaactggagaaaagaagagaagtgGGGTCAAAGATAAAGAGACACTCATAATATGGGAGGCTAATGATTAGTCTGTTAATGATGTGCTAATAATTACTTTCTGCCATCATCCATCTAAATCAACTGACAGCTTattaataaatcacacacacagctaaacaACCTCCGTAAAGTAGAAATGTTTCCAGCAGGTACAAAATATCTAGACATTTACTGATgtcacaaaataaacaaacaaactatgACAATGTGGAAAAGATAAAACAAGCACTTGAATCTTAACCATTTAATCCTACACGTGTGGTTGTTTAATTCAGGTCCAGTTTTCATaacataaatttaaaaaatatatacatatgtaaaaaatgaaaactgtaGCTGTAATAAgcttaaacaaaacacatctgctTCGATCTCATAGAAAACAGTTTAATCAACATTGTATTAATCATGAAACATATGTTATTGTGTATGAGACATTTTCTGAGGAATGGTTCATCATTTACACATATAACACAGTGTTGGAAACAGCAGACAGTGTTTACAGAGGAAAGCAGAACACCGAACAATAAGACCATTAACACTGAGGTTGGTCACGATCATTTGTAGTAGAGAAGCTtgagaaaatgtaaaatgcgTCGCACACGTTTTGTGTAAGTATTGAACACAAACACCATGAAGAAAGTCTGACCTGACAACGTCTCCGTCGCCCTCTGGTGGACGTATTTATACGGCTCGTTTCCAATCCAATACAAACTCTGCACGAGCATTGACCGTCACCATTTGCGCCctgtgctgccccctggtggctgcGCAGACTCAGTACAGCAGAATTCAGATAAGACGGACAAAAAACAAATACGACaaacaatgtgaaataaagcacCTCCTGATGCATTTAACAAAAATATAAGAGCAATGCTGCCCATAGCTGACACGGGACTCAATGTCTGATTATATTTGCCTTGTTGTCCAAGGCCTTGTGCAGTAAGGTCAGTCCCCTCACCGACCTCCTCCAGAAACCAGTAACTGCAGCAAACAGCGAAGAACAGCAGCATTCTGATAGAATGGGCCATGCTGCATGAGCGGGacaggagaaaggaggaaggaaggaaggaaggaaggaaggaaggaaggaaggaagcttCTGTTTGTCTTCACTGTCATCGAAAAATTCTTAGTGTGATGCAATAAACTTTATCAGTGGTGATAAAATTCCGATTGTTACTCAAACACGTCGTGATGATGACACGATGTTTGTTTGCAGCATCCATTCTCTTCACTGGGTGAAAAGTCATCCCGCCGAATGACGTGTCCCCGCCCACCGCCGACGTCATCGCTTGTAGCGCGGCCGTGATTGGCTGCTGCGGGAGCTCCAGTCAAAGCCCATTCTGGCCACAGTGTTGCAGAAAACCCGAGCTGTCTGTGGAagcgtgagctgctgcttcaccgagcagaaccgaaccgagcCGGGCCGCGCGGAACCAAGACAAAGGAGGCGAGAAGAAAAGGACCAGACTAATATTTACCTCCGGGAGCGTTGTTATTTGCAGCGTGTTGCAGCCGACTGCGCGTCGCTCATTCATCTTCCTTCATGTCGCCGTGTGTTTATCTCACGCACTTTTCGCCCTGAACTGTTTCCGCCTCACTTGAAATCTGTTGTTTGCAATCTGCAATTTGCAAACATCACACACTTCAATGGAGAAGGCCAGCGGCTTCTCGTCGGACCGGACCGTCCTCTGCCTGTTTGACGTGGACGGTACTTTGACTCGGCCCAGAGAGGTGAGATCGCGCCGAACCTCCTGTTGTTCTCGTGTCGGAACACCGCGTTCTCTGGCCTCACACGCCCTCGTACTCGCGTTCACATTTCCGAGCCCTTCCTCCTCCGCTGTCTGTTTACCCGTCACGCTGTGGCATGTGCTGGAGTCACGTAGTGGGTCTGGTGACGTACATCCTCCAGCACACGGGACCTGTCAAACATCTGCGGTGACTTTGTTATTGACCTGGAGCTGGTTGGACTTATCGACGTCTCCTCTCGTGCTGCTCAGGTTCCCCGTATCTTTGACCCCGTTTCTTTTACTGTGCAGAAAATCGATCCACAGCTGGACGAGTTCTTCCAGACGCTGAGGAGGAAAGTGAAGATCGGCATCGTGGGAGGGTCCGACTACTCCAAGATCGCGGAGCAGCTCGGGGAGGGGGATGAAGGTGAGCGGTTCCGTCCGTCTGGACATTTGGGTTGATGCTCGTTATGAGCTGGATCATTAGCTTCCACTTAGTGACACCTGtgcagagcggagcagagagCGTGTACTTCTGCCACCTCTGTTGTAGGACTCTGACGTTTCAGAGTTTCCCTGTGATCGATGACTGCGTTTGGTGCCAGGTGAACGGACTGTTCTTCTGGGTTCGTGACTCTTCACCTGTTGCCTCTGTTGCAGTGATACACAAGTTTGACTACGTGTTTGCTGAGAACGGGACAGTTCAGTTCAAAGACGGGAAACTCCTCTCAAAGCATGTGAgtacgcacgcgcacgcacgcacacacgcacgcgcacgcacacacgcgcacgcacgcacacacgcgcacgcacacacacgcacgcacacacgcacgcacacacgcgcacacacgcacacacactcacgcacacacacacgcacacacacgcacacacacacacacacattatttattcGTACCGTGTGCATGTTTATCCCCACCAGGCCATTCAGAACCACAttggagaggagctgctgcaggacctgataaACTTCTGCCTCAGGTACATGGGGCTCATCAAGCTGCCCAAGAAAAGGTGAGAGTCACACAAAGTACTGTCCGCTGTGGTTTCTGGTCCAGATGCACAATCCAACTCTAAATGATCCAATAGCACACACTACCCCCCACCTCAGCCTGCTGCCTGGTATCCAGGAACGATGGAATGAGGCCGAACCACGACGCTGCTCCAGTTTTACCTGCTCGTCTGTTTCAGGGGGACCTTCATCGAGTTCAGGAATGGAATGCTGAACATTTCTCCCATCGGTCGGAGCTGCACACAAGAGGAGCGGATCGAGTTCTCCGAGATCGACAAGGTGAAATGCTTCATCATTATTGTTGCACATTGCATTATTGTTTGAGTGTGAGCTCAGTGATGTCTGAAGAATCGGGCGTCGGCTCATCGGCCTGAACTGTGACACGTGAATCTGTCACAACAGGATTCAAATTAAAGCTAAACTAAAGGAAGAGTGGTGGTGAATCGTGTCTTTGATTCTATGTGGGTTCTGGGAAACGTCATTGATGGAGACAATGTTGAGCTTTCAGGAGCTTTAACAGTCTGTCCATTGACGGCTCAGCGCTGGGAGGCTGCTGACACCGAGAGCTGCAGTCGACCTGTGTCCTCACATAGAAGTAGAACAAATAGAACAGGCCAGTTAACAGAACACCGGTCCTGGTTCTGATGTTGGACTCTTCTTTCACAGAGAGAGAAGATCAGGGAGAAGTTTGTTGCTGCACTGAAGGAGGAGTTTGCTGGAAAAGGACTGAGGTTCACAAAAGGTGAGCGACGGCCTCATGATTGAGTGAACGGAAGCTCCCTGGAGGGAGACGCGCCGCGTTGATCTGTACCTGCGTCTGTTTGTCTACGTGCTGCGAGcgctgagtctgagctggtgaCGCCTGGAGCCTCAGGCTGCGTTGGACTCGGATCAGGCTCCAGCGCCGGCTTGTgacgtggagcagctgaaggagtttttctgtttcacagcagctgatggGGCTGATCTGGAGCTTTACATTCATAAAACAGTCAGTTCAGTCGCACCCTTCAATTATCGATGCTGTTTGACGGCTCCTCTGTTGAGTCACACTGACTCAGAGGCAGGTCTTGGTTCAGAGGTTCCTCATCAAGCGCTGCATTATCTGCAGCTCCTTGTTTACAGTGAAGCTGAAGGTGTGGGTGTGGAGGCGTGTGGGGGTGTGTGAAGGAACGAGCTCTGTGATTGGCCGGCTGCTCCACTGTCCCAGGTCCTGATTGGCTCAATGGCTGAGAACGGAACAACAAGGTCCGTTCAGGGTTCACAGGTTCCTGgtagctgttgtgtgtgtgtgtgtgggggggggcaataAAACGGGTCAacacgtgtttgtgttgctgcttcACAGCAGTTGCTCAGTCACTCAGACTTCGAGTCTGAGTCTGCGGCGCCTTCTGGACCTTTCCTCTGTTTATATGACAGAACCCAGACATtagctcctcctctctctcctctggttcaggAGGCCTGATCAGCTTTGACATCTTTCCGGAGGGATGGGACAAGAGACTGTGTCTAGAGCGTCTGGAGAGCGAGGGACTGGACGCCATCTACTTCTTTGGCAACGAGACCACAGACGTGAGTAAAGTCACGGATTCGCTGGATGCGTCCAGTGTGACACAACTTCATGATGTGCATGAAGAAACATGCGCTCCTGTAAACATGAGTCAGTCCCATTACACACCATGTGTTTCTAGGCCCGGAGGTCAAAGTTCAGAGGTCGCTGAGCTTTTGTCTCCTTTCAGGGAGGAAACGACTATGAGATCTTCAACGACCCGCGAACCATCGGGTTCACGGTTTTCTGCCCGGAGGACACGGCGAGGCTCTGTCAGGAACTGTTCCTCGCTCCTCCACACGAGTCCTGACGACGCCGGGAAGCGCCTGCCCCTCGGCCTccaccctgacctctgacctctgacctctgggcaACAAGCACCTTAACCTGCTGCACGCAGAGCGTTTGGACtaactttaaaaaaaggaagtaaattgttt
It encodes:
- the LOC114860292 gene encoding phosphomannomutase 1, whose protein sequence is MEKASGFSSDRTVLCLFDVDGTLTRPREKIDPQLDEFFQTLRRKVKIGIVGGSDYSKIAEQLGEGDEVIHKFDYVFAENGTVQFKDGKLLSKHAIQNHIGEELLQDLINFCLRYMGLIKLPKKRGTFIEFRNGMLNISPIGRSCTQEERIEFSEIDKREKIREKFVAALKEEFAGKGLRFTKGGLISFDIFPEGWDKRLCLERLESEGLDAIYFFGNETTDGGNDYEIFNDPRTIGFTVFCPEDTARLCQELFLAPPHES
- the gucy2ca gene encoding guanylyl cyclase C isoform X1, whose product is MYSSHSSFSYLGMFIVAAVANKLLDDCISSSSSNRKYTMNVVLLEDNSYKWNLELVKPAVEEAIEEINANYDLPFTVRANYSGFNTSVYNRQGCASSSCEGVAILKTLHFKKEVGCIMLGPSCTFATFQMADDDVGFNLSIPIISAGSFGLSCDYKPKLARILPPARKITDLFLNFMKETLPFKEFWNSVYVYKSSEPTEDCFWYINAMEAPSANFASHLKRRVLRGESELKDALNAKPRHSNIVILCGGNDDVVTLKEGIDHIPEDMIFILLDLYNPEYHTNTTSSKKMENVLVVTLPPRNYGHGSNSSYNGTMNDYVAGYHDWALHFGQMLRERTLNKGSSNAPLTLNPFGNTSFYGLGGHYVLDEYGDRDVNFSMIYTSTLTGKYEVLCVFDTSKNVTVVNDPNPALVWKGGRLPLDEPEDPNVVNLQEVILIVLSVSVVVVTVIALIFYRQNRKDRLLQKKWSHIEANLIGPLDEKEVSLKIDEDKRKDRPYYTHRACYDKKPVILKELKHTDGNFTEDQRIELNILLRIDYYNLTKFYGTVNFDTGVFGVFELCQRGSLRYILNDRISYPDDTFMDMEFKISVMYDIAKGMSYLHSSNIVVHGRLKSTNCVVDNRMVVKITDFGWHTILKPGRDVWSAPEHLRKGGVSQKGDVYSYAIIAHEIVRRLEPFYTQCCSDRQEKIHRVQFPSGSSVFRPELNFDGASEKETELYMLIKTCWDEDPERRPDFKKIELTLGKIFSNLHNQATESYMDNLIRRLQMYSRTLERLVEERTSLYKAERDRADRLNFMLLPGPVVRSLKETGKVEPELFEEVTIYFSDIVGFTTLCHYSTPMEVVDMLNDIYRNFDSILDNHDVYKVETIGDAYMVASGLPKRNGNRHAVDIAHMALDILSFVGTFQLQHLPGIPLWIRIGMHSGPCAAGVVGKKMPRYCLFGDTVNTASRMESTGLPLRIHVSQSTINILQRTDCKFEYEARGETYLKGKGKEMTHWLTGVTGAKYNLPTPPTAENFQLLQQDLAEMIVFSLEKRGAGRKSFENRNTLSTRVRRRETSGSVRSDNAPEYFQVAVADPSTYL
- the gucy2ca gene encoding guanylyl cyclase C isoform X2: MLGPSCTFATFQMADDDVGFNLSIPIISAGSFGLSCDYKPKLARILPPARKITDLFLNFMKETLPFKEFWNSVYVYKSSEPTEDCFWYINAMEAPSANFASHLKRRVLRGESELKDALNAKPRHSNIVILCGGNDDVVTLKEGIDHIPEDMIFILLDLYNPEYHTNTTSSKKMENVLVVTLPPRNYGHGSNSSYNGTMNDYVAGYHDWALHFGQMLRERTLNKGSSNAPLTLNPFGNTSFYGLGGHYVLDEYGDRDVNFSMIYTSTLTGKYEVLCVFDTSKNVTVVNDPNPALVWKGGRLPLDEPEDPNVVNLQEVILIVLSVSVVVVTVIALIFYRQNRKDRLLQKKWSHIEANLIGPLDEKEVSLKIDEDKRKDRPYYTHRACYDKKPVILKELKHTDGNFTEDQRIELNILLRIDYYNLTKFYGTVNFDTGVFGVFELCQRGSLRYILNDRISYPDDTFMDMEFKISVMYDIAKGMSYLHSSNIVVHGRLKSTNCVVDNRMVVKITDFGWHTILKPGRDVWSAPEHLRKGGVSQKGDVYSYAIIAHEIVRRLEPFYTQCCSDRQEKIHRVQFPSGSSVFRPELNFDGASEKETELYMLIKTCWDEDPERRPDFKKIELTLGKIFSNLHNQATESYMDNLIRRLQMYSRTLERLVEERTSLYKAERDRADRLNFMLLPGPVVRSLKETGKVEPELFEEVTIYFSDIVGFTTLCHYSTPMEVVDMLNDIYRNFDSILDNHDVYKVETIGDAYMVASGLPKRNGNRHAVDIAHMALDILSFVGTFQLQHLPGIPLWIRIGMHSGPCAAGVVGKKMPRYCLFGDTVNTASRMESTGLPLRIHVSQSTINILQRTDCKFEYEARGETYLKGKGKEMTHWLTGVTGAKYNLPTPPTAENFQLLQQDLAEMIVFSLEKRGAGRKSFENRNTLSTRVRRRETSGSVRSDNAPEYFQVAVADPSTYL